TCATCATAATTCTTAGGCTCTACCGTACGTACCGATTTTGCCTGCAATAAGGTTTCACGGATACGGTTCAGTAATGCTTCTTCTACCTGTGCTTCTTTATTTCCTGTCTTTGCAGCTCTTTTTACTTTTTCCAGTCGTTTTTCAACTGTTTCAAGATCTTTTAATTGCAATTCAATATCGATGGTTTCTTTATCACGGATTGGGTTTACACTACCATCAACGTGGATGATATTATCGTTATCAAAACAACGCAGTACGTGGATAATTGCATTACACTCCCTGATGTTGCCCAGGAACTGGTTACCCAGGCCTTCTCCCTTACTCGCACCTTTTACCAAACCTGCGATATCAACAATATCAACAGTAGCAGGCTGTACACGTTCCGGATTAACCAATTCTTCCAGTTTTTCGAGCCTTGGATCAGGAACATTCACTACTCCAATATTCGGTTCAATAGTACAAAATGGGAAGTTTGCGCTCTGTGCTTTTGCATTCGACAAACAGTTGAATAACGTTGATTTTCCAACATTGGGTAATCCTACAATTCCTGCTTTCATTTCTTATTTGGATTGAAAGTTTAGCGCCAATCGCTAATACTTATTGATTTATATTTTAAAAGTCTGCAAATATAAGGTTTTGAATTAATATAATTTCAAGTTTTATCCGTTCGATACTAAAATCATAATGCTTTTGCACATTCTTTTTTTAGCAAAATATTACCATATCATTAATATTAATTTTAACATAAATTCTGTATTTTTGAGTAGTAATA
The Flavobacterium kingsejongi genome window above contains:
- the ychF gene encoding redox-regulated ATPase YchF codes for the protein MKAGIVGLPNVGKSTLFNCLSNAKAQSANFPFCTIEPNIGVVNVPDPRLEKLEELVNPERVQPATVDIVDIAGLVKGASKGEGLGNQFLGNIRECNAIIHVLRCFDNDNIIHVDGSVNPIRDKETIDIELQLKDLETVEKRLEKVKRAAKTGNKEAQVEEALLNRIRETLLQAKSVRTVEPKNYDEEVLMEAFQLITSKPVLYVCNVDEGAAVNGNQYVDQVRELVKDENAQVIVLAVGTEADITELETYEERKMFLEDLGLQEPGSSALIRAAYKLLNLQTYFTAGVKEVRAWTINVGDTAPQAAGVIHSDFEKGFIRAEVIAFTDFEAYGSEAKVKEAGKLRVEGKEYIVKDGDVMHFRFNV